One genomic region from Spirosoma sp. KCTC 42546 encodes:
- a CDS encoding M14 family metallopeptidase: protein MIKIYALFFLIALPTAMYAQAKVGDLTPYERNTNQTATYAQIISWYQQVDRQYDQAKLIEVGKTDIGKPLHVFLLAADKQFTARPDRVTLLINNGIHPGEPEGIDACMMMVRDLLKANKLPKNVLLAIVPVYNIDGALNRGVSRVNQNGPESYGFRGNARNLNLNRDFIKAEAENTKAFQTMYQSLKPQVFIDNHTSDGADYQHVLTYFATQKDKLHPTVSGYMTQTFQPELDKRLTGQGFPPAPYINSFSETPESGLLGYNDSPRYSTGYAALFNCFGFTLETHMWKDYPARVKASYAFDESVLRLCERDAQTILANYRKANEEVRKQTNFPLSYKLDRSKTDSITFLGYEAAYKPSEVSGLKRLYYDRSKPFTKRIPYWNNFVVDVQVDKPRTYVIPQAWFEVIGLLKRNGVILQILPKDTSMAVSAYYVTDYKSPQRPYEGHYIHSGIKLRSESQTIQFYKGDYLVLTNQPTNRYIVETLEPQGVDSFFAWNFFDSSLDQKEYFSDYIFEDTAAELLKKDPALRKKLDDKRASDKAFAENADAQLDFIYRQTPYYEKTHNRYPVYRLQ, encoded by the coding sequence ATGATCAAAATATACGCTTTGTTTTTTCTAATTGCCTTACCAACAGCTATGTATGCCCAGGCTAAAGTTGGAGATCTCACCCCTTACGAGCGCAACACGAATCAGACGGCTACCTACGCCCAGATTATAAGCTGGTATCAGCAAGTAGACCGGCAATATGATCAGGCCAAGCTCATTGAGGTGGGAAAAACGGATATCGGAAAACCACTTCATGTGTTTTTGTTAGCGGCTGATAAACAATTCACGGCTCGGCCTGATCGCGTAACCCTGCTGATTAACAACGGTATTCACCCCGGCGAACCCGAAGGGATTGATGCCTGTATGATGATGGTGCGGGATTTATTAAAAGCGAATAAATTGCCCAAAAATGTGCTACTGGCCATCGTGCCTGTCTATAATATCGATGGCGCCTTGAATCGAGGAGTATCGCGGGTGAACCAGAATGGACCCGAATCCTATGGCTTTCGGGGAAACGCCCGAAACCTGAATCTGAACCGCGATTTTATAAAGGCAGAAGCCGAAAACACGAAGGCGTTTCAGACGATGTATCAATCGTTGAAGCCACAGGTGTTTATTGACAATCACACCAGTGATGGCGCTGACTACCAGCATGTATTGACCTATTTCGCCACGCAGAAAGACAAACTCCACCCAACCGTGTCTGGCTACATGACGCAAACCTTCCAGCCTGAACTCGATAAACGGCTGACCGGGCAGGGCTTTCCACCGGCTCCGTATATAAACAGTTTTTCGGAAACCCCCGAGAGTGGTTTACTGGGTTATAACGATTCGCCCCGTTACTCAACCGGCTATGCCGCCTTATTCAACTGTTTCGGATTCACCCTGGAGACGCATATGTGGAAAGACTACCCGGCTCGGGTAAAAGCCTCCTACGCCTTCGACGAATCGGTTCTGCGATTATGTGAACGGGATGCCCAAACGATTCTGGCGAATTACCGGAAAGCCAATGAGGAAGTTCGTAAACAGACGAACTTCCCGTTAAGCTATAAGTTGGATCGTAGTAAAACCGATTCGATCACCTTTCTGGGATACGAAGCGGCCTACAAACCTAGTGAGGTGTCGGGCCTGAAACGACTGTATTACGATCGCTCGAAACCGTTCACGAAGCGAATTCCCTACTGGAATAACTTTGTCGTTGATGTACAGGTCGATAAGCCACGAACATACGTTATTCCTCAGGCCTGGTTTGAGGTGATTGGTCTGCTCAAACGCAATGGAGTGATACTACAGATACTGCCTAAAGATACCTCAATGGCCGTATCGGCCTACTACGTCACTGATTACAAAAGCCCGCAACGACCTTATGAGGGCCATTATATTCACTCGGGTATTAAGCTGCGGTCGGAGTCACAAACAATTCAGTTTTACAAAGGCGACTACCTGGTTCTGACCAATCAACCCACCAATCGATATATCGTTGAAACGCTTGAACCACAGGGTGTCGATTCGTTTTTCGCCTGGAACTTCTTCGATAGTTCACTTGACCAGAAAGAATATTTTTCCGATTATATTTTCGAAGATACAGCCGCTGAACTTCTGAAAAAAGACCCCGCACTCCGCAAAAAACTGGACGATAAACGAGCATCTGATAAAGCTTTCGCCGAAAACGCCGACGCTCAGTTAGACTTCATCTATCGACAGACACCCTATTACGAAAAAACGCACAACCGGTATCCAGTTTACCGGTTGCAGTAA
- a CDS encoding DUF4440 domain-containing protein, with amino-acid sequence MNPFRNRFLLLPIGFLLFSLHLLAQTKTTESPDVAAIRSLRAQSNQAIQARDLTGFGQTMLPDIEVTRGSGSHVTSRDSVLASVAVQFNDPNFRGYVRDTESIKISSTAPLAAEQGHWTGRFQRPDGVQTITGVYLAMWRKTGAGWKIRSELFVSLTCTGSAACGK; translated from the coding sequence ATGAATCCTTTTCGAAACCGTTTTTTGCTATTGCCAATCGGGTTCCTGTTGTTTTCGCTTCACTTATTGGCTCAGACGAAGACTACCGAATCGCCCGACGTAGCCGCTATACGTTCGCTCCGGGCACAATCGAACCAGGCAATTCAGGCCCGTGATCTGACGGGCTTTGGGCAAACGATGCTGCCAGATATTGAGGTGACCCGGGGAAGCGGCTCCCACGTAACAAGCCGGGATTCGGTGCTGGCTTCGGTAGCGGTTCAGTTCAATGACCCAAATTTTAGGGGGTATGTTCGTGATACTGAGAGCATAAAAATAAGCTCGACTGCTCCATTAGCAGCCGAGCAAGGGCATTGGACTGGTCGTTTCCAGCGCCCGGATGGCGTTCAAACAATCACGGGTGTTTACCTGGCCATGTGGCGTAAAACAGGCGCGGGCTGGAAAATCCGCTCCGAACTGTTTGTGAGTTTAACCTGCACGGGAAGTGCCGCTTGTGGAAAGTGA
- a CDS encoding amidase family protein, with amino-acid sequence MKKLVLPLLLNFLCLIVSVKGQSFKPKQLREATIDQLHTAMQAGKLTSAQLVQLYLDRIEAYDKQGPFLNAIIMVNPKALTEAHRLDSLYKATGKFVGPLHGIPVIVKDNYNTFDMPTTNGTLAMKKSIPPKDAFVIQRIREAGAIIIVKSNLAEFATSGNFSVSSILPGYSRNPYDTKRTTAGSSGGTAAAVAADFGTIGLGTDTGSSIRGPSAHQSLVGFRPTLGLVSRDGIAPLAMTNDTGGPICRTVEDAVRVLDVIVGYDKADSVTRRSEGKIPQTYRQFLDKNGLKGARIGVFRQLCTTKNADPQVYALFNKALDELRAAGAIVVDSVRVPELDTINKSFDTIPQLRRDFNIYLANLGPNAPHKSLKSIIKSKQFHPSIEKTLLDSDADTLAPEAHKGWAKNLGLRARLRQLLLRAMDSTGVDVLVYPTFSYPPRLIGDLNTPSGTNNNALSPPTGFPAFTVPMGFTYTDLPAGLQFFGRPFSEPTLVKLCYAYEQATLHRIPPASTPVLPRKKKKSNV; translated from the coding sequence ATGAAGAAACTTGTACTTCCTCTTTTACTCAATTTTCTGTGCCTGATTGTATCTGTCAAGGGACAGTCGTTCAAGCCGAAACAACTGCGTGAAGCCACCATCGATCAACTGCACACGGCCATGCAAGCCGGTAAACTGACCTCGGCGCAACTCGTACAGCTTTACCTCGACCGGATCGAAGCGTATGACAAACAGGGGCCTTTCCTGAATGCCATTATCATGGTGAATCCCAAAGCACTGACCGAAGCTCATCGGTTGGATTCCCTGTATAAGGCAACGGGAAAATTTGTGGGCCCACTGCATGGTATTCCAGTGATTGTAAAAGATAACTACAACACCTTCGACATGCCCACCACGAATGGAACCCTGGCCATGAAAAAGTCAATCCCGCCCAAAGATGCCTTTGTTATACAGCGAATTCGGGAGGCTGGTGCAATCATTATTGTCAAATCGAATCTGGCGGAGTTTGCTACGTCGGGCAACTTTTCGGTGAGTTCTATTTTGCCAGGCTATTCGCGTAATCCCTACGATACGAAACGAACAACGGCTGGTTCGAGTGGGGGAACGGCTGCTGCTGTAGCTGCTGACTTTGGAACCATTGGCCTGGGGACCGATACGGGCAGCTCTATTCGCGGGCCTTCTGCGCATCAAAGTCTGGTTGGTTTTCGGCCAACGTTGGGGCTCGTTAGTCGCGATGGAATTGCCCCACTAGCTATGACAAATGATACAGGTGGGCCAATTTGTCGGACGGTGGAAGACGCTGTACGGGTGCTCGATGTGATTGTGGGCTATGATAAAGCTGATTCGGTGACCCGACGCAGTGAAGGGAAAATCCCGCAGACTTACCGGCAGTTTCTGGATAAAAACGGATTGAAAGGAGCCCGGATTGGTGTATTTCGGCAATTATGCACGACAAAGAATGCTGATCCACAAGTGTATGCCCTGTTCAACAAGGCGCTGGATGAACTCCGGGCGGCCGGAGCCATTGTTGTCGATTCAGTTCGGGTGCCTGAGTTGGATACCATCAATAAATCATTCGATACGATTCCACAACTACGGCGGGATTTCAATATATACCTGGCCAACTTAGGCCCCAATGCGCCCCATAAAAGCCTGAAGTCCATTATCAAATCGAAGCAGTTTCACCCCAGTATCGAAAAGACGTTACTCGACTCGGATGCTGATACGTTGGCACCCGAAGCGCATAAAGGCTGGGCCAAAAATCTGGGATTGCGTGCCCGGCTTCGTCAGCTATTACTTCGGGCGATGGATTCAACGGGGGTCGATGTACTGGTGTATCCAACGTTTAGTTACCCACCCCGGCTCATTGGCGATCTGAACACGCCGTCGGGAACGAACAACAACGCACTCTCACCCCCAACGGGCTTCCCGGCCTTTACCGTACCAATGGGTTTTACATATACTGACTTACCGGCTGGTTTACAATTCTTTGGCCGACCGTTTAGTGAGCCAACACTGGTGAAGTTATGCTATGCCTACGAACAGGCAACCCTTCACCGAATACCGCCAGCAAGTACACCCGTTTTACCCAGGAAGAAAAAAAAGAGTAATGTCTAA
- a CDS encoding serine hydrolase, which produces MNLNRRDFLRQLGFGAAGLAIASTLPDTSWALPAKTGKLPRSLPEAQGVAPGGLLDFVNTVEAKKLNIHSMMVLRHGQVVAEGWWAPYEPQYIHTLYSLSKSFTSSAVGMAVAEKRLTVEDKVVSFFPKEVPANVSTNLAAMRVKDLLTMSTGHDKDTTPALRGGTDNNWIKSFLAQPVDHEPGTFYMYNSGATYMLSAIVQKLTGQTLLEYLKPRLFGPLGIEGMDWEVDPNGINTGGWGLRIRTEDIAKFGQLYLQKGMWNGKRLLSEAWIHDATIKEVESKGGKGDASVNDWIQGYGYQFWRCRNDAYRADGAFGQFCVVLPKEDALIAITAESANTQGILDAIWDHILPALRGTGLPADKIKQAALTQKLATLTLPPSVSQLASSIQPKISGKTYAVADNSLHVKDVTLTFGKDGCIFKLQDDQGDHQVLCGIGRWRDSTTTLSVAPLSLTPTPVPNGPNRKVAGSGGWQDDTTFVMTWRFIETAHYETVTCRFGADGVQVEFQNSISIITKGKDKRPVLEGKAVA; this is translated from the coding sequence ATGAACCTCAATCGCAGAGATTTCCTCCGGCAGCTCGGCTTCGGAGCCGCTGGCCTGGCCATTGCCTCTACCCTGCCCGACACGAGTTGGGCTTTACCAGCCAAAACGGGAAAATTACCCCGTAGTTTACCTGAGGCACAAGGTGTTGCACCGGGCGGCCTACTTGATTTCGTGAATACGGTGGAGGCTAAAAAGCTTAATATTCACAGCATGATGGTGCTTCGTCATGGCCAGGTCGTGGCGGAGGGCTGGTGGGCACCCTACGAACCCCAATACATTCACACGCTCTATTCGCTAAGCAAAAGTTTTACGTCATCGGCAGTTGGGATGGCTGTTGCCGAGAAGCGATTAACGGTTGAGGATAAAGTTGTTTCGTTCTTCCCGAAAGAAGTGCCTGCCAACGTTAGTACGAATCTGGCAGCCATGCGGGTGAAAGATTTATTGACTATGTCGACGGGCCATGATAAGGATACGACCCCTGCCTTGCGGGGAGGTACAGACAACAACTGGATTAAATCATTCCTGGCACAACCTGTCGATCATGAGCCGGGAACATTTTATATGTACAACAGCGGTGCCACCTATATGCTGTCGGCCATTGTGCAGAAGCTAACGGGTCAAACCTTGCTTGAGTATTTAAAACCGCGTTTATTCGGGCCACTGGGTATTGAGGGTATGGATTGGGAAGTTGACCCAAATGGCATCAATACCGGTGGCTGGGGCTTACGGATTCGCACGGAAGATATTGCCAAATTCGGCCAGCTTTACTTACAGAAGGGTATGTGGAACGGGAAACGCCTACTGTCAGAAGCGTGGATTCATGACGCGACCATCAAGGAAGTTGAGTCGAAGGGCGGCAAAGGTGATGCCAGCGTCAACGACTGGATTCAGGGATATGGGTACCAGTTCTGGCGATGCCGTAACGACGCTTATCGGGCCGATGGTGCGTTCGGACAGTTTTGCGTTGTGCTACCCAAAGAAGATGCCCTGATTGCCATCACTGCCGAATCAGCGAATACACAGGGAATTCTTGATGCTATATGGGATCATATTCTGCCAGCTCTTCGGGGAACGGGCCTACCCGCCGATAAAATAAAACAGGCTGCCTTAACGCAAAAACTGGCAACGCTCACGCTACCACCCAGTGTTTCGCAATTGGCCTCCTCTATACAACCTAAAATAAGCGGGAAGACATATGCCGTTGCGGATAATTCATTGCATGTAAAAGATGTAACTCTGACATTCGGAAAGGATGGCTGCATCTTTAAGCTTCAGGACGACCAGGGCGATCATCAGGTATTGTGCGGCATTGGTCGCTGGCGGGATAGTACAACCACCTTATCCGTAGCCCCACTGTCGCTGACACCCACACCTGTACCCAATGGCCCTAACCGAAAAGTGGCAGGCAGTGGTGGCTGGCAGGACGACACTACCTTTGTCATGACCTGGCGCTTTATCGAAACTGCCCACTACGAAACCGTAACCTGTCGATTTGGTGCCGACGGTGTTCAGGTGGAATTTCAAAATAGCATAAGCATTATTACGAAAGGGAAAGACAAACGCCCTGTACTGGAAGGGAAGGCGGTAGCGTAG
- a CDS encoding dienelactone hydrolase family protein encodes MNRINKEDIKQEVFDLYDDYAHNRLDRRDFVQKLSTYAVGGLTVASLMSFLMPDYQGAIQIKADDPRLKSDYVNYPSPKGGGTIKALVSMPVDAKKKLGGIVVVHENRGLNPHIADVARRAALAGFITIAPDALTPLGGYPGNDDEGRALQSKRDRNEMLEDFIAGYEYLKGNKDCNGKVGVVGFCFGGWIANMMAVRLPDLSAAVPFYGGQPAAEDVPKIKAPLLLQYGELDKGVNAGWPAYEAALKQNNKEYTAYVYPNANHGFHNDTTPRYDKAAAELAWKRTIDFFTAKLT; translated from the coding sequence ATGAACCGAATCAATAAAGAAGACATCAAACAAGAGGTATTTGACCTGTATGATGATTATGCGCATAACCGGCTCGATCGGCGCGACTTTGTGCAAAAATTATCGACCTATGCCGTTGGCGGCCTTACCGTAGCCTCTTTGATGAGCTTTCTCATGCCTGATTACCAGGGCGCTATCCAGATCAAAGCCGACGATCCACGGTTAAAATCAGACTACGTCAATTATCCTTCTCCAAAAGGGGGCGGCACCATCAAAGCCCTGGTGTCGATGCCAGTGGATGCGAAAAAGAAACTTGGCGGTATTGTTGTGGTTCATGAAAATCGTGGATTGAATCCGCACATCGCAGATGTGGCCCGGCGAGCAGCTCTGGCCGGATTTATTACGATTGCGCCGGATGCGTTGACCCCATTGGGTGGCTATCCGGGCAATGACGATGAAGGTCGTGCGCTCCAAAGTAAGCGAGACCGAAATGAAATGTTAGAAGATTTTATTGCGGGCTATGAGTATCTAAAAGGCAACAAAGACTGCAACGGCAAAGTTGGTGTTGTTGGTTTTTGCTTTGGTGGGTGGATTGCCAATATGATGGCTGTGCGGTTACCCGATTTATCGGCAGCCGTTCCGTTCTATGGCGGGCAGCCAGCCGCTGAAGATGTTCCAAAAATAAAGGCTCCGCTCCTCTTGCAGTATGGCGAACTGGACAAAGGAGTTAATGCAGGTTGGCCAGCTTATGAAGCCGCGTTAAAGCAGAACAATAAAGAATACACCGCTTATGTGTATCCCAATGCAAACCACGGCTTTCATAATGATACGACCCCTCGTTATGACAAAGCAGCCGCCGAATTAGCCTGGAAACGTACTATTGACTTTTTCACTGCAAAATTGACCTAG